In Nocardia sp. XZ_19_385, the sequence GGCCGAGCACCACCGCGGCCAACGCCGCCACCACCGTTCCCCCGAGATAGCCGAATGCCACGGCCGTGTCACCAGATTCGAGCAGTCTACGAATTTCGAGGCTATAGGTCGAAAAAGTTGTAAAGCCACCAAGGAATCCGACGCCCAGCAGCGGCCTTAGCAGCCGATGAGCAACCCATACCTCGGTAATCAGGAACATCAGTATCCCGATCAGGAAACAGCCGACGACGTTGATCATGAACGTGGACCACGGAAAGCGCCCGGGCAGCACCGGCCACAGCTCGCCGATGCCGTGGCGCGCCACCGCGCCGAGCCCGCCACCGAACGCGATCGCCACCAGCACCATCGGCTCGACGGCCGGGGTACGGGTCCGCGAACCCATGTCCTGACCTCCTGCCGCGCCGAATGTCATCGCGCAGCATGGTATCGGTAGGACCGCACGGTACGGTCCCCAGGGGACGCCACGCCCATGAAGAACAGCCTCGTTCGTTGACTTGCACGCCGCTACCACGTACGAATTCCCACCAAGGTTTCGCCGAAAGTCCCACCGATTCTGCACACCCTCATACCGGGAGCGAAGATGGCGGCACGACAGGCAGTTCCGACCACGTGTCAATACCCCCCGACGGAGCAGCCGCAAACCTCCAGCGTGCGAGGACTGCGCCGGGCAGCGGTGCGCGCGCTGACAGTGGTTGCGGCAACCGCGCTTTCGACCGGTCTGCTCGGTGCGCCGCCCGCGACGGCGGCGATCTACCCGATCCCGGACCCGGACGCTTTCTACTGGGCGCCGCCGGATATCGCAAACTTCCAGCCGGGCGATGTCATTCGCAGCCGCTCCGTCCCGACGCCCGGTTTCCCCGGCGCCACCGGATGGCAGTTGCTGTTCCGCTCCAGCGATTCCCACGACAATCCGATCGCCGCCGTCACCACCCTGCTCATCCCGGTGGGTGGTGCCGGCAGCAGCGACACCGGAAGTAGCGGCGGTCGTCCACTGCTCTCATATCAGGCCTTCGTCAACTCGCTCGGCATGCAATGCGCGCCGTCGCACAGCCTGTTCAACGGCCAGATGCAGGAGGCGGCGGCGCTGAATCTCCCGCTGGCCCGCGGCTGGGCGGTGAACGTTCCCGACCATCTCGGCCCGACGAGCGCCTACGGGGCGGCCAAACTCGGCGGCAAGATCACCCTCGACAGCGTCCGCGCGGTCCGGCGCTTCGAACCGGCGCATCTCGCCGAGAGCCAGGTCGGCATGACCGGCTACTCCGGTGGCGGGATGACGACCGGCTTCGCGGCGGCCCTCGCTCCGGAATACGCGCCGGAGCTGCCGATCGTCGGCGTCGCCCAGGGTGGTGTGCCGGTGAACATCGGCAAGCTCGCTTTGGACGTCGGACAGTCACCGCACGCGCTGTTCGGGTTGGGTTTCGCGGCGGCGATGGGCTTGGAGCGGGAGTACCCCGACGAGGTGAACATGGGGCCCAAGCTCAACGACGCCGGTCACGGGCTGCGCAACCAGATCGCGAACGCCTGTTCCGCCGAGATCATCTCGGCCGGGGCGAACCGCAGCTTCTATGACGTGTTCCAGCCGGGCGCGACCCAAGTCAGCGTGAGCAACGCGGATCCGACCCTGATCCGGATCCTGCACGAGAACAGCCTGGAGACCTACCCCGGCGTGCCGCGCGCGCCGGTCTACCAGTGGCACGGTGACGCCGACCAGGTCAACCCGCAGTTGGTGCGCGAACTGGCCGGACGCTACTGCTCCGCGGGCACCCCGATGCTGCTCGAGATGGTCCCCGGCGCCGACCACGCCACCGCGGTCATCCAGGGCTTGCCGAACGCGTTCATGTACATGTCGGATCGTTTCGCCGGACGCCCCGCGCCGACCAACTGCTGACCCGCAACGCTTTTCGAGCAATAGCGGAGATCAACTCTCCACTTATCCGATCCGTTGCTAGCATCGAGTTGTGAATCAGGCCACTACACCCGCTCCACCACGGCGTTTACGCGCCGATGCCGCCCGCAACCAGCAACGGATCCTCGCCGCCGCGGCGGACCTGTTCGCCGAGCACGGCTTGGAGATCACCCTCGACGACGTCGCCGAGCGCGCCGGAGTCGGGGTCGGGACGGTGTACCGCCGATTCGCCAACAAGAAGGAACTGATCGCGGAGGTCTTCGCACAGAAGATCGACGAGTTCGCGGTGGCCGCCGAAGACGCGGCGCGGCACGAGGATCCGTGGCTCGGGATGGTCCAGTTCTTCGAATATGCGTGCACCCACCTGGCCACCAATCGCGGCTTCAGCGATGTCCTGCTGGAACTCGAGGACGACCTGGAGCGATTCACCCAGGTGCGCGATCGCATCAAGCCGACGGTCGGCTTCATCATCGACCGCGCCAAGGACGCCGGTGCGCTGGCGCCCGGCATCGAGCCGTCGGACTTCTTCGCGCTCATCCATATGGTCGACGCGCTGGCCGAATTCGCCCGGCCGGTCAACTCCGACACCTGGCAGCGCTATATGGCCATCGCGCTCAACGGCCTGCGCTCGGACGCGGTGCCGCGGCGGCCACTGACGGTGGCTCCGCTGACCGACGAAGAGGTCGAGCAGGCCAAGGGCTGCAACGGGCGCCGCCGGAACTCGTAAAAACCAGCAGCGGGGTAGCGCAGGTCACAGAGTTCCCTTAAAGTTGGTCACATGACCAACTCGTGGGTGAACTGGGCCGGCGATCAACGCTGCGCTCCAGCCGACGTCGCCGCACCGCGCAATCGCGACGAAATCGCGGAAATCCTCGCCCGCGCAGCCGACCGAGGCCACACCGTACGCGTCGCCGGCGCGGGACATTCGTTCACCGACGCCGTGCTCACCGACGGCACGCTGATGAACCTGTCGAACATGAACCGCATCCTCGAGGTCGACAGCGCCTCCGGTCTGGTTCGGGTCGAGGGCGGCCTCACCCTGAACGCCG encodes:
- the crcB gene encoding fluoride efflux transporter CrcB, translating into MTFGAAGGQDMGSRTRTPAVEPMVLVAIAFGGGLGAVARHGIGELWPVLPGRFPWSTFMINVVGCFLIGILMFLITEVWVAHRLLRPLLGVGFLGGFTTFSTYSLEIRRLLESGDTAVAFGYLGGTVVAALAAVVLGLAAARVVTGRRRGQQARQGNRRDAKGVDR
- a CDS encoding lipase family protein, whose translation is MRGLRRAAVRALTVVAATALSTGLLGAPPATAAIYPIPDPDAFYWAPPDIANFQPGDVIRSRSVPTPGFPGATGWQLLFRSSDSHDNPIAAVTTLLIPVGGAGSSDTGSSGGRPLLSYQAFVNSLGMQCAPSHSLFNGQMQEAAALNLPLARGWAVNVPDHLGPTSAYGAAKLGGKITLDSVRAVRRFEPAHLAESQVGMTGYSGGGMTTGFAAALAPEYAPELPIVGVAQGGVPVNIGKLALDVGQSPHALFGLGFAAAMGLEREYPDEVNMGPKLNDAGHGLRNQIANACSAEIISAGANRSFYDVFQPGATQVSVSNADPTLIRILHENSLETYPGVPRAPVYQWHGDADQVNPQLVRELAGRYCSAGTPMLLEMVPGADHATAVIQGLPNAFMYMSDRFAGRPAPTNC
- a CDS encoding TetR/AcrR family transcriptional regulator: MNQATTPAPPRRLRADAARNQQRILAAAADLFAEHGLEITLDDVAERAGVGVGTVYRRFANKKELIAEVFAQKIDEFAVAAEDAARHEDPWLGMVQFFEYACTHLATNRGFSDVLLELEDDLERFTQVRDRIKPTVGFIIDRAKDAGALAPGIEPSDFFALIHMVDALAEFARPVNSDTWQRYMAIALNGLRSDAVPRRPLTVAPLTDEEVEQAKGCNGRRRNS